A region of Bacillota bacterium DNA encodes the following proteins:
- a CDS encoding tyrosine--tRNA ligase produces the protein MRLGELPLSEELALIKRGTEEIFPEEELVAKLKKARSTGKPLRVKLGVDPTGTDLHLGHLIPVLKLRQFQELGHQAVLIIGDYTATVGDPTGRNQARPQLSHEEVLANCRTYQEQVFKVLDPEKTEIVYNGDWFSKMGFQDVVKLMSQMTLARMLEREDFANRYQSQTPISLHELMYPLMQGYDSYAIDADIELGGIDQKFNILVGRDIQRSLGREPQVGVCSPILLGTDGNEKMSKSLGNYIGINETPAEMYGQVMSLPDELMITYFELVTTLPMEEVAQIQRGLEDNSLHPRDVKRRLARLIVARFHGEEAAAAAEVEFDRVFRQRELPEDIPEFTVTDDMLTDGQIWIVGLLSGAGLVPSNSEGRRMIRQGGVKLDGQVITDENLQVKPVEGMVIQVGKRRFAKILVG, from the coding sequence ATGAGATTGGGAGAACTTCCCTTGTCAGAGGAATTAGCTCTGATTAAGCGGGGTACGGAGGAGATCTTTCCAGAAGAAGAGTTGGTGGCTAAACTGAAAAAGGCCCGCAGTACGGGAAAGCCTCTACGGGTCAAGTTGGGAGTTGACCCCACAGGGACTGACCTGCACTTGGGTCATTTGATCCCCGTTCTGAAATTACGTCAGTTTCAGGAACTGGGACATCAAGCGGTGCTGATCATTGGAGATTACACCGCCACGGTGGGGGATCCCACGGGACGTAATCAGGCTCGACCCCAGCTGAGCCATGAAGAGGTATTGGCAAACTGCCGGACCTATCAGGAACAGGTGTTCAAAGTCTTGGATCCGGAGAAGACCGAGATTGTGTATAACGGCGATTGGTTCAGCAAGATGGGTTTTCAGGATGTTGTGAAGCTAATGTCCCAAATGACCCTGGCCCGCATGCTGGAGAGAGAGGACTTTGCCAATCGCTATCAGAGTCAGACCCCCATTAGTCTCCATGAACTGATGTATCCTCTGATGCAGGGGTACGATTCCTATGCCATTGACGCGGATATCGAGTTGGGAGGAATCGACCAGAAGTTCAACATCCTGGTGGGCAGAGATATCCAGCGCAGTCTCGGACGGGAGCCTCAGGTGGGTGTCTGCAGTCCAATTCTCCTGGGTACCGATGGCAATGAGAAAATGAGTAAGAGCTTGGGCAACTACATCGGTATCAACGAGACACCGGCGGAAATGTACGGCCAGGTGATGTCCCTGCCCGACGAGTTGATGATCACCTATTTTGAGCTGGTCACCACGCTGCCGATGGAGGAAGTGGCTCAGATCCAAAGGGGCCTTGAGGACAACAGCCTCCATCCCCGGGATGTCAAGCGCCGGCTCGCTCGGCTGATCGTTGCCCGGTTCCACGGAGAAGAAGCAGCGGCAGCCGCCGAAGTAGAGTTTGACCGGGTCTTTCGGCAACGGGAGCTGCCCGAGGATATTCCCGAATTTACGGTCACAGATGACATGCTCACCGATGGACAGATCTGGATCGTGGGTCTGCTCTCTGGGGCTGGTTTGGTCCCCTCAAACAGTGAGGGTCGCCGGATGATTCGGCAGGGTGGAGTCAAACTGGATGGGCAAGTGATCACCGATGAGAACTTGCAGGTCAAACCTGTGGAGGGTATGGTGATTCAGGTGGGCAAACGAAGATTTGCTAAAATCCTGGTGGGATAG